TCAATAGCAAAAATATAAAATCTAACAACAGTGATGCGGAAACAAAATTTGTTACATATTTTGAGGATTCCAAATTAGAAGATTTAAATTTGTCATTAGACAATGAATTAATGTCTAAAATTAAATTTACATTAGATAGTGAAAACTTTAAATGTAAAAATGGAGAGCTTCAAAATATCAATTTATTTAGAAATGAAAGTCCTAAAAATATAATCCTAGTTGGTGTTGGTAAAAAAGAAGATTTTAATTTAGACAAATTAAGAAAAAGTATAGCAAAAGCAGTAAAAGAAGCCGCATCGTTTAAATCTAAATCCATTGATATAAATATAGAAAACTTAATTAGTTTAATGAACTTAGATGAGACAGCTCGAACTATTTCCGAAGCTACGATAATGGCTGGTTATAAGTTTGATAAGTATAAATCTGATAAAAAAGTTTCCACTTTAGAACAGTTTACTATAATATATACCCAGGAGGACGAATTAGAAAGTATTGATAAGGGAATTAATGAAGGTATAATACTTGGACAGGCTAACATATTAGCTAGAACCTTGGTTAATGAACCTGCTAATATATTAAGTCCTATAGCGCTAGCTAGTGAAGCAAAAAAAGCTGGTGATGAAAGTGGCTTTGAAGTAGAAATATTTGATGAACCTTCCATAAAAGAATTGAATATGCAAGCATTCCTTGAAGTAGCTAAAGGTTCTGAGAACCCACCAAGATTAATTGTAATGAGATACAATGGTAACCCTGAAAACAAAGATGAAATTGTAGGATTAGTTGGGAAAGGCCTTACTTATGACACCGGCGGATTATCTATAAAATCTACTGCTGGAATGCTTACAATGAAATCTGATATGGGTGGAGCCGCCGCTGTAATTGGCGCTATGGCTGCTATAACAAAATTAAAAGCAAAGGTAAATGTAGTGGCTGTAGTTGCTTCTTGTGAAAATATGATTAGTGGTAAAAGTTACAGACCCGGAGACATAATAGGCTCTATGGGTGGAAAAACCATAGAAGTTCTTAACACTGATGCAGAGGGAAGATTAACTCTTGTAGATGCAGTAAATTATATAATTGAAAAAGAGCATGCTACTAAGGTAGTGGACGTAGCCACATTAACTGGAGCGGTTATTTCAGCTTTAGGCACTACTGCTACAGGCGTAGTTTCTAATAACGATTTCTTCTATAATAGATTAGAGCAAGCTTCAAAAATTTGTGGTGAAAAGGTTTGGAGATTACCTGCCTTTGATGAATATAAAG
This DNA window, taken from Clostridium estertheticum, encodes the following:
- a CDS encoding leucyl aminopeptidase, with amino-acid sequence MFNSKNIKSNNSDAETKFVTYFEDSKLEDLNLSLDNELMSKIKFTLDSENFKCKNGELQNINLFRNESPKNIILVGVGKKEDFNLDKLRKSIAKAVKEAASFKSKSIDINIENLISLMNLDETARTISEATIMAGYKFDKYKSDKKVSTLEQFTIIYTQEDELESIDKGINEGIILGQANILARTLVNEPANILSPIALASEAKKAGDESGFEVEIFDEPSIKELNMQAFLEVAKGSENPPRLIVMRYNGNPENKDEIVGLVGKGLTYDTGGLSIKSTAGMLTMKSDMGGAAAVIGAMAAITKLKAKVNVVAVVASCENMISGKSYRPGDIIGSMGGKTIEVLNTDAEGRLTLVDAVNYIIEKEHATKVVDVATLTGAVISALGTTATGVVSNNDFFYNRLEQASKICGEKVWRLPAFDEYKELLKSDVADLKNLGGPNAGTITAGLFIGEFVGEKPWLHLDIAGTSWSEKDSDYDSKGGTGSGARLLYHLIKQLEK